Below is a genomic region from Elusimicrobiota bacterium.
TCATACGAAGAATGGGTTTACCGGTTTGCACGGCCTAACAACGTAGACGAGCGCGTAGTGGGATTCGTGTTATCCAATCCCGAATTTTTCGCGCAACAACCCAAGGAAGGCGTCCGCGCATGGCCCACGCCGCGCAGTTTACACGCGTTCGCGGATATTATCAAAAATATCAACGACGAAAATGTTATCCGGTCAATAGGTATAGGTACAATCGGGGAAGTAGCGACCAAGTTCTTCTTGGAATGGTTGAAATATCTTAGATGTATCGACCCAAAACAAGTGATAGTTGAAGGCATACTGCCTAAGTTTGACTCTCAAGACCGCAGCCAAGTGTTAGCAATAGTGCTAAGCATAGGCACATACTGCGCGAAACTAAACGAACAGTCAGTCATTCAACACGGTAACAACATAATCCGGTTCTTTAACGCGCTTAGTTCCGACTACAAAGTGTTATTTTGCCACCAGTTCATAGACTACGACAACGAAGGTAACCGCAACGTACAAAAGTTGTCATACCTGCAAAATATCAAAGGGTCGGACAAGATGTTCAAAAATTTGGCAGAGGTTTTATTGGAAGGATAAATGTATGGACATAAAAGCAAGAAATAAGTTATGCAATGTTTTAGCAGTGCTTACCAACAAGTATCCGTTTTACAGTTTCTTCGCATTTAGTTGGAAGCTAACAGAAAACCCCGGGTTAGGCACGTTTGCTACAGATATGGAAACCCTGTATTACGACCCAAAAACAGTTATGGAATGGGACCAACCCGACCTATTATTTGCTGTGGTACACGAAATAACGCACTGCATATTTCTGCACCCGGGCAGTTTCGGTACAAAACGTTCAAGTAGTAAGAATCGACAGCTATGGATGCTGGCAGCCGAGTATACGGTCAACAGCGAAACCAAACAAATCCTGGGGTTGAAAAATCACGAACTGCCAAAAGGGATTTTATACTCGGACATGTATCATGGCAAAACAACAGAACAAGTGTACGAAATGCTGCAAAAGGAAGGTACAAACCTTACAACTTTAAACATTTCGATACACTCAGAAACTGTGGAAGCCACCTGCGATTCTTGTGGTACAAAAATCCCAAGTTCCGCATTAGCCGCAGGTAAATGTCCCAATTGTGGGAAAGAGCTGCCAGTACTAAAAAATGGATTCATTGACCATCATGTAGCGCAAGAAAAGAAAGAAAAATTGCAGCAAGCGATAGAACGCATACT
It encodes:
- a CDS encoding VWA-like domain-containing protein, whose translation is MDIKARNKLCNVLAVLTNKYPFYSFFAFSWKLTENPGLGTFATDMETLYYDPKTVMEWDQPDLLFAVVHEITHCIFLHPGSFGTKRSSSKNRQLWMLAAEYTVNSETKQILGLKNHELPKGILYSDMYHGKTTEQVYEMLQKEGTNLTTLNISIHSETVEATCDSCGTKIPSSALAAGKCPNCGKELPVLKNGFIDHHVAQEKKEKLQQAIERILVGGELAKAKGCLTAGIERQIGKLRNAQVPWERILHRLVSQVLSDDDYRWDAPNFRHPLSESYIIPGLRSEKAGDIAIAIDTSGSISEPELTAFTAEISKLHGLTDEITVLSCDCAVNEKVKTRNINEFCTKLRFKGGGGTSFVPVFEELKKSKPAPALLIYFTDGYGDFPDTPPQTYPVLWVLTENHNNPPWGHKSILKTGGQ
- a CDS encoding AAA family ATPase yields the protein MSEQETVYNHGNTFYELVDLVIHVTKSGRVPFIWGQPGIGKSALARTVAAKLGCEYCCLDAPLLQPFDYAVAVPDHVKKEITLYRTGFIPQKGPAVVAIEDLPHAKPYQQVPLMQLVLDHRIGPMHISKDVYFIATGNREEDNAFTQPIPSPLLNRMCHFTLNASYEEWVYRFARPNNVDERVVGFVLSNPEFFAQQPKEGVRAWPTPRSLHAFADIIKNINDENVIRSIGIGTIGEVATKFFLEWLKYLRCIDPKQVIVEGILPKFDSQDRSQVLAIVLSIGTYCAKLNEQSVIQHGNNIIRFFNALSSDYKVLFCHQFIDYDNEGNRNVQKLSYLQNIKGSDKMFKNLAEVLLEG